In the Malaya genurostris strain Urasoe2022 chromosome 1, Malgen_1.1, whole genome shotgun sequence genome, one interval contains:
- the LOC131440253 gene encoding 1,5-anhydro-D-fructose reductase, which produces MACKIDIILENGTKMPALGFGTWRASDEEVERALNEALEAGYRHIDTAPVYLNEKTIGKVLREWLDAGKVTRDELFIVTKLPPHGTRASTVEKYLRRSLDDLQLAYVDLYHIHVPFTVPEVDGPFLMDDDGQIVLETTTDHISLWKAMEKVQKDGLARNIGLSNFNQRQIQRVLDNCQIKPANLQIENHIYLQQPELVKFCKANGISVTAYSPLGSKGIEKLLNRDVPNLLDNPVVKSIAEKLGKTAAQVLLRHLLQRGISTIPKSTNPKRLRENIDLFDFEIDDSDFVKLNALDQNIRICDFGFFPGITKHPEFPF; this is translated from the exons ATGGCTTGTAAGATTGACATTATTCTGGAAAACGGCACCAAGATGCCGGCTTTGGGTTTTGGTACTTGGAGG GCATCCGACGAGGAAGTGGAGAGAGCTCTGAATGAGGCACTCGAAGCCGGTTATCGTCACATCGACACGGCGCCGGTGTATCTCAATGAGAAGACGATTGGAAAAGTACTCAGGGAATGGCTGGATGCTGGGAAAGTGACCCGCGACGAGCTGTTTATCGTAACCAAACTGCCACCTCATG GTACGAGAGCCAGTACAGTAGAAAAGTACCTGAGACGATCGCTGGATGATCTTCAGTTGGCATACGTGGATCTTTACCATATTCATGTTCCATTCACTGTACCAGAAGTCGATGGTCCCTTTCTAATGGATGATGATGGACAGATTGTATTGGAAACAACGACCGATCATATAAGTCTGTGGAAG GCCATGGAGAAAGTGCAGAAGGACGGTCTCGCACGCAACATAGGCCTATCGAATTTCAACCAACGGCAGATACAAAGGGTCCTCGATAATTGCCAAATCAAACCAGCTAATCTGCAG ATCGAGAACCACATCTATTTGCAGCAACCGGAACTGGTAAAGTTCTGCAAAGCTAATGGTATCAGTGTCACGGCATACTCACCACTCGGCTCGAAGGGAATCGAAAAATTGTTGAA CCGCGACGTACCGAATCTGCTGGACAATCCGGTAGTGAAGAGCATCGCCGAAAAGCTGGGCAAAACGGCTGCCCAGGTGTTGTTGCGTCATCTCCTGCAGCGAGGAATTTCGACGATCCCGAAAAGCACGAACCCGAAGCGTTTGCGGGAAAACATTGATTTGTTTGATTTCGAGATCGACGATTCGGATTTCGTGAAATTAAATGCACTTGACCAGAACATAAGAATTTGTGATTTTGGATTTTTCCCCGG CATTACCAAACATCCGGAGTTTCCCTTCTAA